One genomic segment of Streptomyces liangshanensis includes these proteins:
- the trmB gene encoding tRNA (guanosine(46)-N7)-methyltransferase TrmB has protein sequence MSRMFPNGTGPAADPAGSHFERRIRSFQPRRSRVTAGQADALRRKWAAWGLDVDGQRSVDPAALFGGLPVVLEIGFGMGEATAQMAAADPGTGILAVDVHTPGQGNLIRLAERNGLSNIRVANGDAIILLREMLPAASLDGLRVYFPDPWPKTRHHKRRLIQPEFLDLAARRLRPGAVLHCATDWEPYAEQMLELLTAHPAYENTQEDGGYAPRPAQRPLTRFEGQGLDKGHTVHDVLFRRAAHLPASTPTPAA, from the coding sequence ATGAGCCGGATGTTCCCCAACGGCACCGGCCCCGCCGCCGACCCCGCCGGGTCGCACTTCGAGCGGCGTATCCGCAGCTTCCAGCCGCGCCGCAGCCGGGTCACGGCCGGCCAGGCCGACGCGCTGCGCCGCAAGTGGGCCGCCTGGGGGCTGGACGTCGACGGGCAGCGATCCGTCGACCCGGCCGCGCTGTTCGGCGGGCTGCCCGTCGTCCTGGAGATCGGCTTCGGGATGGGCGAGGCCACCGCGCAGATGGCCGCCGCCGACCCCGGCACCGGGATCCTCGCCGTCGACGTGCACACCCCCGGGCAGGGCAACCTGATCCGTCTCGCGGAGCGGAACGGGCTGTCCAACATCCGGGTGGCCAACGGCGACGCGATCATCCTGCTCAGGGAGATGCTGCCGGCCGCGTCCCTCGACGGGCTGCGCGTCTACTTCCCCGACCCCTGGCCCAAGACCCGGCACCACAAGCGGCGCCTGATCCAGCCGGAGTTCCTCGACCTCGCCGCGCGGCGGCTGCGGCCCGGGGCCGTACTGCACTGCGCGACCGACTGGGAGCCGTACGCGGAACAGATGCTGGAGCTCCTCACGGCCCACCCGGCCTACGAGAACACCCAGGAGGACGGCGGGTACGCGCCCCGCCCCGCCCAGCGGCCGCTGACCCGGTTCGAGGGCCAGGGGCTCGACAAGGGCCACACGGTGCACGACGTGCTGTTCCGCCGGGCGGCCCACCTCCCGGCGAGCACCCCGACGCCAGCCGCCTGA
- a CDS encoding PrsW family intramembrane metalloprotease, which yields MSAPPPPYPAPGSDPDPHPALPRRVFWRRRTFWAHRAVRATAVITALALCGLVILLLVRDQTGTEGFLVGLGLAVLPVPLLMTVFRWLDRVEPGPWRNLLFAFAWGACAAALVAILANSLAIHWIAAATADPRGAESLGATVIAPVVEESAKACAILLIFLFRRREFTGLVDGVVVAGFSATGFAFTENILYLGNAFGEDQYTGDSGLTSMTVATFVVRIVLSPFAHPLFTVLTGIGFGLAAATARHRRLRRAVLPLLGLVLAMGMHALWNGSASLFGPYGFYLVYGAFMVPVLGLVTWLAIWSRQRELRTISAELPAYSAAGWLVPAAPHALSSMRARTMARDFAGRTYGARAARTVGEYEAFATSLAFLRHRAQREPGAPDFAERERELLHHLWQRRTIAGPALTYAARATGRVRVPPPYADYEGYNPYRD from the coding sequence GTGTCCGCACCGCCCCCGCCGTACCCCGCGCCCGGCTCCGACCCCGACCCCCACCCCGCCCTGCCGCGCCGCGTGTTCTGGCGCCGCCGTACGTTCTGGGCCCACCGGGCCGTCCGGGCGACCGCCGTGATCACCGCGCTCGCCCTGTGCGGCCTGGTGATCCTCCTGCTCGTCCGGGACCAGACCGGCACCGAGGGCTTCCTCGTCGGCCTCGGCCTCGCCGTCCTGCCCGTACCGCTGCTCATGACGGTCTTCCGCTGGCTGGACCGGGTCGAACCGGGCCCGTGGCGCAACCTGTTGTTCGCGTTCGCCTGGGGCGCCTGCGCCGCCGCCCTGGTGGCGATCCTCGCCAACTCCCTGGCCATCCACTGGATCGCCGCCGCGACCGCCGACCCCCGGGGCGCGGAGTCGCTGGGCGCCACGGTGATAGCGCCGGTCGTCGAGGAGAGCGCGAAGGCCTGCGCGATCCTGCTCATCTTCCTGTTCCGCAGGCGGGAGTTCACCGGGCTGGTGGACGGGGTGGTCGTCGCGGGCTTCTCCGCGACCGGCTTCGCGTTCACCGAGAACATCCTCTACCTCGGCAACGCCTTCGGCGAGGACCAGTACACCGGCGACTCCGGCCTGACCTCCATGACCGTCGCCACCTTCGTCGTACGGATCGTGCTGTCGCCGTTCGCGCACCCGCTCTTCACCGTGCTGACGGGCATCGGCTTCGGGCTGGCGGCGGCCACGGCCCGCCACCGCAGGCTGCGCAGAGCGGTGTTGCCGCTGCTGGGCCTGGTCCTGGCGATGGGCATGCACGCACTGTGGAACGGCTCCGCGTCCCTCTTCGGCCCGTACGGCTTCTACCTGGTCTACGGCGCGTTCATGGTCCCCGTGCTCGGGCTCGTCACCTGGCTGGCGATCTGGAGCAGGCAGCGCGAACTGCGCACGATCTCCGCCGAGTTGCCCGCGTACTCCGCCGCCGGCTGGCTCGTCCCCGCCGCGCCGCACGCGCTCTCCTCGATGCGGGCGCGCACGATGGCACGGGACTTCGCGGGCCGTACGTACGGGGCGCGGGCGGCGAGGACCGTCGGGGAGTACGAGGCGTTCGCGACGTCCCTCGCCTTCCTCCGCCACCGGGCGCAACGGGAGCCGGGCGCGCCGGACTTCGCCGAGCGGGAGCGGGAGCTGCTGCACCACCTGTGGCAGCGCAGGACGATCGCGGGGCCCGCGCTCACGTACGCGGCGCGGGCCACGGGCCGGGTACGGGTGCCGCCGCCGTACGCCGACTACGAGGGCTACAACCCGTACCGCGACTGA
- a CDS encoding asparagine synthase-related protein, which translates to MRWLVGWSSIAARFGTAGTAGNVGGSVAGAVGGYAGGNGGAGGGNGAAGGNGSAGAVGFADGDSSGGGTVHPVGSQLLWGDPDPLWAVGDWRPDEVRVVSIDAVNRLAILGCCGATDEQLRVGLFAARGGALRHLTAWPGSYTAVAQIGRRITVVGDLAGARPVFYTPWAAGTAYATAALPLADLIEAQLDIGYLAALLACPESPEALRDATPYDGVKRIPPGHALILREGSREITGYEQVASLAVAAPQLDPDRAVEGVRDALVEAVRARLTAPRHAPETLPPDPGPVPGMGPAERRAARGAPVPGIGADLSGGSASGTLALLAAGLPGAPGTILGHGTGAGERLLAVTFNDLATGGRDEAELERARSIAANPRLHHVVVAAGEEALPYAELEGPLTDEPGPSLVLAERNRRRLAAGSADHFTGAGAREVLDAHPARLADLLLDRRRRHLLHPVAALAKAEGASPASVFVPFTVYRAARRLARTPYRTGLEAAAARLPEANRSPLAPAANGPLGASLAALTWSRPGPAARWLTGEALAEVSVRLSTAATRPTSVPRPGDARARAALARYAADHRVLEQAAEIRSQRLHAPFLDNQVVRASRLLPEALRVQPGARADVLRTVLAGAGIHDLPPGWGATSRGGTAAATRAGLRLAIGDLMALFDAPLLADAGLIEARVVRKALRAAAEGVPVPLDGLADLVSTELWLRRLLARRGTCWTGTAAPRRRAVAGGVTPRPTLHS; encoded by the coding sequence ATGCGCTGGTTGGTGGGGTGGAGCAGTATCGCCGCGCGTTTCGGAACGGCGGGCACCGCGGGGAACGTAGGCGGGTCCGTCGCCGGGGCGGTCGGCGGGTACGCGGGCGGCAACGGCGGCGCGGGCGGCGGTAACGGCGCGGCGGGCGGCAACGGCAGTGCGGGAGCCGTCGGGTTCGCCGACGGCGACAGCTCCGGGGGCGGTACGGTCCACCCGGTCGGCTCCCAACTCCTGTGGGGCGACCCGGATCCGCTCTGGGCCGTCGGCGACTGGCGCCCCGACGAAGTGCGCGTCGTCAGCATCGACGCCGTCAACCGCCTCGCGATCCTGGGCTGTTGCGGCGCCACCGACGAGCAACTGCGCGTCGGGCTCTTCGCGGCGCGCGGCGGGGCCCTGCGGCATCTCACGGCCTGGCCCGGGAGTTACACCGCCGTCGCGCAGATCGGCCGCCGCATCACCGTCGTCGGCGACCTGGCCGGCGCCCGCCCCGTCTTCTACACCCCCTGGGCCGCCGGCACCGCCTACGCCACCGCCGCCCTGCCCCTCGCCGACCTCATCGAGGCACAGCTCGACATCGGCTACCTGGCGGCGCTCCTCGCCTGCCCCGAGAGCCCCGAGGCCCTGCGCGACGCCACCCCGTACGACGGCGTCAAACGCATCCCGCCCGGGCACGCGCTGATCCTGCGCGAGGGGTCCCGCGAGATCACCGGGTACGAACAGGTCGCCTCGCTCGCCGTCGCCGCGCCCCAACTCGACCCCGACCGGGCCGTCGAAGGCGTCCGCGACGCCCTCGTGGAAGCCGTACGGGCCCGCCTGACGGCCCCGCGCCACGCCCCCGAGACCCTGCCGCCCGACCCCGGTCCCGTCCCCGGCATGGGCCCCGCCGAACGCCGCGCCGCCCGCGGGGCGCCCGTCCCCGGCATCGGCGCCGACCTGTCCGGCGGCAGCGCCTCCGGGACCCTCGCGCTGCTCGCCGCCGGGCTGCCGGGCGCGCCCGGCACGATCCTCGGGCACGGCACCGGCGCGGGGGAGCGGCTGCTCGCCGTCACCTTCAACGACCTGGCCACCGGCGGGCGCGACGAGGCCGAGCTGGAGCGGGCCCGGTCCATCGCGGCGAACCCCCGGCTCCACCACGTCGTCGTCGCGGCGGGCGAGGAGGCCCTGCCGTACGCCGAGTTGGAGGGCCCGCTCACCGACGAGCCGGGCCCCTCCCTCGTCCTGGCCGAACGCAACCGGCGCCGACTCGCGGCGGGCAGCGCCGACCACTTCACCGGCGCCGGGGCGCGCGAGGTCCTCGACGCGCACCCCGCCCGCCTCGCCGACCTCCTGCTCGACCGGCGCAGACGCCACCTCCTGCACCCCGTCGCGGCCCTCGCCAAGGCCGAAGGCGCCTCGCCCGCCTCGGTGTTCGTCCCGTTCACCGTCTACCGGGCGGCCCGCCGCCTGGCCCGTACGCCATACCGCACCGGCCTCGAAGCCGCCGCCGCCCGCCTCCCCGAGGCCAACCGCTCACCGCTCGCACCCGCCGCGAACGGGCCGCTCGGCGCGTCGCTCGCCGCGCTCACCTGGTCCCGGCCCGGGCCCGCCGCGCGCTGGCTCACGGGCGAGGCGCTGGCCGAAGTATCGGTTCGCCTGTCGACCGCCGCGACCCGCCCCACGTCCGTCCCCCGCCCCGGCGATGCCCGCGCCCGCGCGGCGCTCGCCCGGTACGCGGCGGACCACCGCGTACTCGAACAGGCCGCCGAGATCCGCAGCCAGCGCCTCCACGCCCCCTTCCTCGACAACCAGGTCGTCCGCGCGTCCCGCCTGCTGCCGGAGGCCCTGCGCGTCCAGCCCGGCGCCCGCGCCGACGTCCTGCGCACGGTCCTCGCGGGCGCCGGCATCCACGACCTGCCACCCGGCTGGGGCGCGACGTCCCGGGGCGGGACGGCGGCGGCGACCCGGGCGGGCCTGCGCCTGGCCATCGGCGACCTGATGGCCCTCTTCGACGCGCCGCTCCTGGCGGACGCCGGCCTGATCGAGGCCCGCGTCGTCCGCAAGGCGCTGCGCGCGGCGGCGGAGGGGGTGCCGGTGCCGTTGGACGGCCTGGCGGACCTGGTCTCGACGGAGCTGTGGCTACGCCGCCTCCTCGCGCGCCGCGGCACCTGCTGGACCGGCACAGCCGCCCCCCGCCGCCGCGCGGTAGCAGGCGGAGTAACCCCCCGCCCAACCCTGCACTCCTGA
- a CDS encoding aldo/keto reductase, giving the protein MTDLRALGSSDLRVFPLSLGGNVFGWTSDEAQSFAVLDAYAAVGGNFVDTADTYSSWAPGHQGGESETVLGDWIAARGNRSEVVVATKVGSHPRFKGLRAATIKGAAEESLRRLRTDYIDLYYTHFDDPEVPVEEIITALDQLVRDGKVRAIAASNLSVERLTASLDFSEREGLARYEVLQPRYNLVSRDTYEGPLQDLVAGRGLSTVPYSSLAAGFLTGKYRPGTTVDSPRAAGAGKHLETERGRAVLASLDRVAGARGVEAGTVALAWLAAQPTVVAPLASARTVEQLPVLLAATGLELTAEELADLAAASA; this is encoded by the coding sequence ATGACAGATCTCCGTGCCCTGGGCTCCTCCGACCTCCGGGTCTTCCCCCTCTCCCTCGGCGGCAACGTCTTCGGCTGGACCTCCGACGAGGCCCAGTCCTTCGCCGTCCTCGACGCGTACGCCGCCGTGGGCGGCAACTTCGTGGACACCGCCGACACGTACTCCTCCTGGGCACCCGGCCACCAGGGCGGCGAGTCGGAGACCGTCCTCGGCGACTGGATCGCCGCGCGCGGCAACCGCTCCGAGGTCGTCGTGGCGACCAAGGTCGGCTCGCACCCGCGGTTCAAGGGCCTGCGGGCGGCCACCATCAAGGGCGCGGCCGAGGAATCGCTGCGCCGGCTGCGTACGGACTACATCGACCTCTACTACACGCACTTCGACGACCCCGAGGTGCCGGTCGAGGAGATCATCACCGCGCTGGACCAGTTGGTGAGGGACGGCAAGGTACGGGCGATAGCCGCCTCCAACCTCAGCGTCGAGCGGCTCACCGCGTCGCTGGACTTCTCCGAGCGTGAGGGCCTGGCCCGGTACGAGGTCCTCCAGCCGCGCTACAACCTGGTCTCCCGCGACACCTACGAGGGCCCGCTCCAGGACCTCGTGGCCGGGCGCGGGCTGTCCACCGTGCCGTACTCCTCGCTCGCGGCGGGCTTCCTCACCGGCAAGTACCGTCCCGGGACCACGGTCGACAGCCCCCGGGCGGCCGGGGCGGGCAAGCACCTGGAGACCGAGCGCGGCCGCGCCGTGCTCGCGTCGCTGGACCGGGTCGCCGGGGCGCGTGGTGTCGAGGCCGGCACCGTGGCGCTGGCGTGGCTCGCGGCCCAGCCCACCGTGGTGGCGCCGCTGGCGTCCGCGCGGACCGTCGAGCAGCTGCCGGTGCTGCTTGCGGCGACCGGACTGGAGCTGACGGCGGAGGAGCTGGCCGACCTGGCGGCGGCTTCCGCCTGA
- a CDS encoding sigma-70 family RNA polymerase sigma factor yields MTGQEWAGPGGAEQGGAGQVGDGGVSGWGGWVPGPAVEPGGGVLGQGGLLPLPGGDGSVPSQRERGTEDDPRFGEDADVPTLELPAATLPRSDADLVQRMRDGDDSAYEELFRRHSDAVRRYARTCCRDAHTADDLTAEVFARTLQAVRGGAGPEQAVRAYLLTTVRRVAASWTKSAKREQLVDDFAVFAAQAARVAEVSDVDTLDVGADVQAMHEAEQSLAMQAFRSLPERWQAVLWHTTVEDESPSEVAPLFGLSANATAVLAGRAREGLKQAYLQAHVSTALTSGGDCARYADRLGAYARGGLRMRAERGLRKHLEECAKCRVAAGELAYVNSGIPALVPIAVIGWFAVGYSLKAAGIIAGGAGAAGVAGAAAVGGASGGAAAGGAGAGAAAGGAAAGGAAAGAGAGVASGGAGAAGAAASEGLGAPVKVGIAGLVVVATAGLVWALAGNSPEDPARPDAKPPAAQPIVPGVPEPVPEPSPSPARPRAPRVSPVAPSARPSASVRTPRAAPSRTPSAAPAKRRPSPRPSAPPVVRPAPTFKPPKPAPVPAPAVYQVNQLKYGVLGDGTAPEVRLRGSGWLWQRSGVSIGGTRYAYGVTMHARSSVTIDLNRSCTSYEAMVGVDDMTLGIGAVRFSVYGDGGRLWRSPVLRGGEGAVPVSVGILGQRSIRLVVEPEGAFDAVALADWARSRISCR; encoded by the coding sequence GTGACTGGGCAGGAGTGGGCCGGCCCGGGTGGTGCCGAGCAGGGTGGGGCTGGGCAGGTGGGGGACGGCGGCGTTTCTGGGTGGGGTGGGTGGGTGCCTGGGCCTGCTGTTGAGCCTGGGGGGGGTGTCCTGGGGCAGGGGGGGCTTCTGCCGCTGCCTGGTGGGGACGGGAGTGTGCCGTCGCAGCGGGAGCGGGGGACCGAGGACGATCCCCGGTTCGGTGAGGACGCCGACGTACCGACGCTGGAACTGCCCGCCGCCACGCTGCCCCGGTCGGACGCGGATCTGGTGCAGCGGATGCGGGACGGTGACGACAGCGCGTACGAAGAGTTGTTCCGGCGGCACTCGGACGCGGTGCGGCGCTACGCCCGTACCTGTTGCAGGGACGCGCACACCGCCGACGACCTGACGGCCGAGGTGTTCGCCCGTACGCTCCAGGCCGTGCGCGGCGGGGCCGGGCCCGAGCAGGCGGTCCGCGCCTACCTGTTGACGACCGTGCGGCGCGTCGCCGCGTCCTGGACGAAGTCCGCGAAGCGCGAGCAGTTGGTCGACGACTTCGCGGTGTTCGCGGCGCAGGCCGCGCGCGTCGCGGAGGTCTCGGACGTGGACACGCTCGACGTGGGCGCCGACGTACAGGCCATGCACGAGGCCGAACAGTCGCTCGCCATGCAGGCGTTCCGCAGTCTTCCCGAGCGCTGGCAGGCGGTGCTCTGGCACACGACGGTCGAGGACGAGTCGCCCAGCGAGGTGGCGCCGCTGTTCGGGCTGAGCGCCAACGCGACGGCCGTGCTGGCCGGGCGGGCGCGCGAGGGGCTGAAGCAGGCGTACCTCCAGGCCCATGTGAGCACCGCGCTCACCTCGGGCGGGGACTGCGCGCGGTACGCGGACCGGCTCGGGGCGTACGCGCGCGGCGGGTTGCGGATGCGGGCCGAGCGGGGGTTGCGCAAGCACCTGGAGGAGTGCGCGAAGTGCCGGGTGGCGGCGGGTGAGCTGGCGTACGTCAACTCCGGGATTCCGGCGCTGGTGCCGATCGCGGTCATCGGGTGGTTCGCGGTGGGTTACTCCCTCAAGGCGGCCGGGATCATCGCGGGCGGCGCGGGGGCTGCCGGGGTGGCGGGGGCTGCGGCTGTGGGGGGTGCGTCCGGGGGGGCTGCTGCGGGGGGTGCGGGTGCGGGTGCGGCTGCTGGGGGTGCCGCTGCTGGCGGGGCTGCTGCGGGCGCGGGGGCCGGGGTTGCTTCTGGGGGTGCGGGGGCGGCCGGGGCCGCGGCTTCCGAGGGGCTCGGGGCGCCGGTGAAGGTCGGGATCGCGGGGCTGGTCGTCGTCGCGACGGCCGGTCTGGTGTGGGCGCTGGCGGGCAACAGTCCGGAGGACCCGGCGAGGCCGGACGCGAAGCCGCCGGCGGCTCAGCCGATCGTGCCTGGTGTTCCGGAGCCGGTTCCGGAGCCTTCGCCGTCGCCGGCGAGGCCGCGTGCGCCGCGGGTGTCGCCCGTGGCTCCTTCGGCGCGTCCGTCCGCGTCCGTACGTACGCCTCGTGCGGCGCCGTCCCGGACGCCGTCGGCCGCGCCCGCGAAGCGGCGGCCGTCGCCGCGGCCCTCGGCTCCGCCGGTCGTCAGGCCCGCGCCCACGTTCAAGCCGCCGAAGCCGGCGCCCGTGCCGGCGCCCGCGGTGTACCAGGTGAACCAGTTGAAGTACGGCGTCCTCGGGGACGGCACCGCGCCCGAGGTACGGCTCCGCGGGAGCGGGTGGCTCTGGCAGCGGTCGGGCGTGTCGATCGGCGGTACCCGGTACGCGTACGGGGTGACGATGCACGCGAGGTCGTCGGTGACGATCGACCTCAACCGGAGCTGTACGTCGTACGAGGCGATGGTGGGGGTGGACGACATGACGCTGGGGATCGGGGCTGTGCGGTTCTCCGTGTACGGGGACGGGGGGCGGTTGTGGCGGTCGCCGGTGCTCAGGGGGGGTGAGGGGGCAGTTCCGGTGTCTGTGGGGATTTTGGGGCAGCGGTCGATTCGGTTGGTCGTGGAGCCTGAGGGGGCGTTTGACGCGGTGGCGTTGGCGGATTGGGCGCGGTCGCGGATCTCCTGTCGGTGA
- a CDS encoding sporulation protein: MSRELRGPNEKLGTVLALAGISNAGLARRVNDLGAQRGLTLRYDKTSVARWVSKGMVPQGAAPHLIAAAIGAKLGRPVPLHEIGLADADPAPEVGLAFPRDVGEAVRSATELYRLDLAGRRGGSGGIWQSLAGSFAVSAYATPASRWLITPADSSVARDPTVARTARGAHGGSGAHGVSAGQGASAAGHGMSAAHSLSPGHGLSAGQGGSGGESAGEVSPLRVGHSDVAKLREAASDARRWDSKYGGGDWRSSMVPECLRVDAAPLLLGAYSDEVGRGLFGATAELTRLAGWMAFDTGQQEAAQRYYIQALRLARAAADVPLGGYVLASMSLQATYRGFADEGVDLAQAALERNRGLATARTMSFFRLVEARAHAKAGDAVAAGAALKAAEGWLERSRDGDADPAWLGFYSYDRFAADAAECYRDLKAPRQVRRFTEQALSRPTEEFVRSHGLRLVVSAVAELESGNLDAACAAGTRAVEVAGRISSARTTEYVRDLLHRLEPYGDEPRVVELRERARPLLVAPA; this comes from the coding sequence ATGTCCAGGGAGCTACGCGGGCCGAACGAAAAGCTCGGAACCGTTCTCGCCCTCGCGGGAATCAGCAACGCCGGCCTCGCCCGGCGGGTCAACGACCTGGGGGCGCAGCGCGGGCTGACCCTTCGCTACGACAAGACCTCCGTGGCGCGGTGGGTGTCGAAGGGGATGGTGCCGCAGGGTGCCGCGCCCCATCTCATCGCCGCGGCCATCGGCGCGAAGCTGGGACGGCCTGTCCCACTCCACGAGATCGGCCTGGCGGACGCCGATCCGGCCCCCGAGGTCGGCCTGGCGTTCCCGCGCGACGTGGGCGAGGCGGTGCGCTCCGCCACGGAGTTGTACCGGCTGGACCTGGCGGGCCGCCGGGGGGGCAGCGGGGGTATCTGGCAGTCGCTGGCCGGATCCTTCGCAGTGAGCGCTTACGCGACCCCCGCGTCCCGGTGGCTGATAACACCCGCGGACTCGTCCGTGGCCCGGGATCCGACGGTCGCACGGACGGCGCGGGGAGCGCACGGCGGGTCCGGCGCGCACGGCGTGTCGGCCGGGCAGGGTGCGTCGGCGGCCGGTCACGGGATGTCGGCCGCGCACTCGCTGTCGCCCGGTCACGGGCTGTCGGCCGGCCAGGGCGGGTCCGGTGGCGAGTCCGCCGGGGAGGTCTCCCCCCTGCGGGTGGGCCACAGCGACGTGGCGAAGCTCCGGGAGGCGGCGTCCGACGCCCGGCGCTGGGACTCCAAGTACGGCGGAGGTGACTGGCGTTCCTCCATGGTGCCCGAGTGCCTGCGGGTGGACGCGGCGCCGCTGCTCCTCGGCGCGTACAGCGACGAGGTGGGCCGCGGGCTCTTCGGCGCGACGGCCGAACTGACCAGGCTGGCCGGCTGGATGGCCTTCGACACGGGCCAACAGGAAGCGGCGCAGCGGTACTACATCCAGGCGCTGCGGCTGGCGCGCGCGGCGGCCGACGTGCCGCTGGGCGGGTACGTACTGGCGTCGATGTCGCTCCAGGCGACCTACCGGGGCTTCGCCGACGAGGGCGTGGACCTGGCGCAGGCGGCGCTGGAGCGCAACCGGGGGCTGGCCACGGCCCGGACGATGAGCTTCTTCCGGCTGGTGGAGGCGCGGGCGCACGCGAAGGCGGGCGACGCGGTCGCGGCCGGGGCGGCGCTGAAGGCGGCGGAGGGGTGGCTGGAGCGGTCGCGGGACGGCGACGCGGACCCGGCGTGGCTGGGCTTCTACTCGTACGACCGGTTCGCGGCCGACGCCGCCGAGTGCTACCGCGACCTCAAGGCGCCGCGCCAGGTGCGGCGTTTCACGGAGCAGGCGCTGTCGCGGCCGACGGAGGAGTTCGTACGCTCTCACGGCTTACGCCTGGTGGTGAGCGCGGTCGCGGAGCTGGAGTCGGGCAACCTCGACGCGGCGTGCGCGGCGGGCACCCGGGCGGTGGAGGTGGCGGGGCGCATCTCGTCGGCGCGGACCACGGAGTACGTACGCGATCTGCTGCACCGCCTGGAGCCGTACGGGGACGAGCCGCGCGTCGTCGAGCTGAGGGAGCGTGCGAGGCCGCTGCTGGTCGCCCCGGCGTAG
- the lhgO gene encoding L-2-hydroxyglutarate oxidase: MDGRAGFDCDVLVIGGGIVGLSTAYAITRAAPGTRVVVLEKEAGPARHQTGHNSGVIHSGVYYRPGSLKARYAVRGAAEMVKFCAEYGIAHEVTGKLIVATRRDELPRLHALVQRGRENGIPVRELGPAQIMEYEPQVRGLAAIHVGTTGVCDFTAVAGQLAESVRAAGAEVRYGAEVTVVDRRAWGVAVRTGAGEVVRARALVNCAGLQCDRVARLAGDDPGMRIVPFRGEYFELARPELVRGLVYPVPDPAFPFLGVHLTRSVDGGVHVGPNAVPALAREGYRWSDVRPGEVAGTLGWPGSWRIARRHWRYGAGELHRSLSKRAFATAVRRLLPAVTDADLRPAAAGVRAQAVLRDGTLADDFLIRRGARTVHVLNAPSPAATASLPIGREVAARVLGVLAEG, encoded by the coding sequence ATGGACGGACGTGCGGGTTTCGACTGCGACGTGCTGGTGATCGGCGGCGGGATCGTCGGCCTGTCGACGGCGTACGCGATCACGCGCGCCGCTCCGGGCACGCGCGTGGTGGTGCTGGAGAAGGAGGCGGGGCCCGCGCGACACCAGACGGGCCACAACAGCGGGGTGATCCACAGCGGGGTCTACTACCGCCCGGGGTCCCTCAAGGCGCGGTACGCGGTGCGCGGCGCGGCCGAGATGGTCAAGTTCTGCGCGGAGTACGGCATCGCGCACGAGGTCACCGGCAAGCTGATCGTGGCGACGCGGCGCGACGAGCTGCCGCGGCTGCACGCGCTGGTGCAGCGGGGCCGGGAGAACGGGATCCCGGTGCGGGAGCTGGGCCCGGCGCAGATCATGGAGTACGAGCCGCAGGTGCGGGGCCTGGCCGCGATCCATGTCGGTACGACGGGGGTGTGCGACTTCACGGCGGTCGCGGGGCAGCTCGCGGAGTCGGTGCGGGCGGCGGGCGCGGAGGTGCGGTACGGCGCGGAGGTGACGGTCGTCGACCGCCGCGCGTGGGGGGTCGCGGTCCGTACGGGCGCGGGGGAGGTCGTGCGGGCGCGGGCGCTGGTGAACTGCGCGGGGCTCCAGTGCGACCGGGTGGCGCGGCTGGCGGGCGACGACCCGGGGATGCGGATCGTGCCGTTCCGGGGTGAGTACTTCGAGCTGGCGCGGCCCGAGCTGGTGCGGGGGCTGGTCTATCCGGTGCCGGACCCGGCGTTCCCGTTCCTGGGGGTGCACCTGACGCGGTCGGTCGACGGCGGGGTGCACGTGGGGCCGAACGCGGTGCCGGCGCTGGCCCGCGAGGGGTACCGGTGGTCGGACGTACGGCCCGGGGAGGTGGCCGGCACGCTCGGCTGGCCCGGGTCCTGGCGGATCGCCCGCAGGCACTGGCGGTACGGGGCGGGCGAGCTGCACCGCTCGCTGTCGAAGCGCGCGTTCGCGACGGCGGTACGGCGGCTGCTCCCCGCGGTGACGGACGCGGACCTGCGCCCGGCGGCGGCCGGGGTGCGGGCGCAGGCGGTGCTGCGGGACGGCACGCTCGCCGACGACTTCCTGATCCGCCGCGGCGCCCGCACGGTCCACGTACTGAACGCCCCGTCCCCGGCGGCAACGGCGTCACTACCGATCGGCCGCGAGGTGGCGGCACGGGTGCTGGGGGTGCTGGCGGAGGGGTGA